ACTGATCGTCCCGGAACCGCTGCCCGGGGACGGTCCGGAGGCGATGGTCCACGCCCGCGAGCACAGGTTCGAAGGCGTGGTCGCCAAGAAACGGGATTCGACGTATCAGCCGGGCCGACGGTCGGCGTCCTGGATCAAGGACAAGATCTGGAACACCCAGGAAGCCGTGATCGGCGGCTGGCGCCAAGGCGAGGGCGGGCGCAGCAGCGGCATCGGGGCGCTGCTGCTCGGCGTGCCCGGGCCCGATGGCCTGCAATTCGCCGGCCGCGTCGGCACCGGATTCACCGAGAAGGAACTGGCCAAGCTCAAAGGCATGCTGGCCCCGCTGCACACCGACGACTCGCCCTTCGACAAGCCGTTGCCGAAGCTCGACGCCAAAGGGGTCACGTTCGTGCGACCGGAGCTGGTGGGCGAGGTCCGCTACAGCGAGCGCACCTCGGATCACCGGCTGCGCCAACCCAGTTGGCGCGGTCTGCGGCCGGACAAGACGCCCGATGACGTGGTGTGGGAATCAGGGCACTAGGTCGCGGGAACATTCGACCGCTTCGAGCAGACCCCGCGTCGCCAGTTCGTCGGCCAGTTCGTTGTCGGCGATGCCGGAGTGGCCTTTCACCCAGAACCACTCGACCTGGTGTCGGGAGCAGGCGGCCTGCAGCCGCTGCCACAGGTCGACGTTCTTCACGGGCTGCTTCGCGGCGGTCAGCCAACCGTTGCGTTCCCAACCCAACACCCATTTGGTGATGCCGTTGCGGACGTAGGTGCTGTCGGTGTGAAGGTGCACCACCACTGGTCTGGTGAGCGCCTCGAGCGCCATGATGGGCGCGGTCAGCTCCATCCGGTTGTTGCTCGTGGTCCCCGGATCCCCGCCGTACATCTCGCGAACGCGCTCACGGTGGCGCAGCACCGCACCCCAACCGCCGGGGCCGGGGTTCGGTCGGCAGCCGCCGTCGGTGTGGATGACCACGACGTCGGTGCTCAGGAATTCGGCGTCGGTCATCCGCTGAGGATAGGCAACGGCGCCGGGCGGGCGGCGCCCCGACACACGTCAACGGCCAGGGGTAGCCGAGATCACCGCAGTCGGGACAGACATTCCGAAGTCCTTGTGCCGGACCGTGGTGATGCGGCGGCCCGGCTGGACGGCGTCCTTGACACCGGTGGTGTGGTCGCCGAAGAACGCGGCGCTCGCGTCTACGTCGTCGACGACGTAGGTGATGCCCCACAGCGTCGAGGGCCCGGCACTCGTGGTCTCAGGCGATCCCACGACCTCAAGGATCACCTCGCCCAACCGGAAGAAGACCTGACGGACCCGTCGTCCGCCGAGTTCGGCGTCACGTTCCCGGCGCGGAGCCACGCCGATGGCCGTCAGCGACGAGACTGTGCGGCCCAAGTCGGGGGACAACAGCACGACATGGTCGATGGCGGTGGCGCCGTTGGGATGGGTGGCCGGCTGGGCGGTGGCGGCGGACGATCGGACCGTCGGGACGCCATCGAGATCATCGAACGGCCCCTGCGGTGGCAGGCCTCGCAACGACCACCCGACGATGCCGGTGCCACGGTCGCGCCCGACCAGTCGAATCCGGACATGCCCCACCCGGCAGACGGCACCGGTGTCGACGGTAAACCCCGCTCGTTCCCAGGCGTCCGGTGCGTCAGCGACCTCGAACTCGTCGACGGTGACGGTCATGGACGTCGAATCTATCTGGCTTCGATCTGCCTGCCGTCACCGGCGCGGCGGGCGTAGGACCTTCATCGCCAGGCGCATGACGGGCTCCGGTACGTGGTCTTTCGCGGACAGTGCGGTACCGGCCGCGCGGGTGCGCAGCGGTGTGCCGCGACCGAACCACCGGTTCAACGGCCCACCGGAGGGCTCCAGGTCGACGTGCAGCGGCGGCTTCCCGTCGGCAGCGCCGAGAGCGTTCGCGATGACGATGCGCTGAATCTCGCTGGTGCCCTCGAAGATCGTGTAGAGCTTGGCGTCCCGGTACCACTTCTCGACAGGGTGGTCGGTCACATAACCCCATCCGCCCATCGTCTGGATGGCCCGCTCGGTGGTTCTGACGGCAACCTCGCTGGCGGCGAGCTTCGACATCGACCCCTCGCCGCGCTCGAACGGGACACCGGTGGCGGCCATCCACGACGCCCTCCAGGTGAGCAGCCGAGCGGCATCGATCTGGGTGGCCAGGTCGGCGAGCGGAAACGCGACGCCCTGGTTGTCGATGATCGGGCTGCCGAAGGCGATCCGGCGGTTCGCGTACTCGGTGGCGTATTCCAGTGCCGCCCTGGCGATTCCGAGGGCCTGGGCAGCCACCATCGGCCGGGTCTGTTCGAACGTTCCCAGGGTGGCGGAACCGGAGTGTGCGGCGCCCGCGACCGCCTCGCGGGCTCGGGCCAGCTTCCGTTCGAGTCTCTCGTGACCGCCCAGCAGATTGCCGGCAGGAACCCGGACCCCGTTGAACTTGAGCTCGGCGGTGTGCGAGGCACGACAGCCGAGCTTGTCGAGTTTGCGCACCATTTCCAGCCCTGGCGTGCCGCCTTCCACCACGAACAGGGCCTGGCCCTTGTGGCCGAGGTCTTTGTCGACGACCGCGTTGACGACGTGCACATGGGCGATGCCGCCGTTGCCGATCCACATCTTGTGGCCGTCGATGATCCAGTCCGCGTCGCGCCCCGGACCGCTCCGGGTGGCATACGTGCGGAGATTTCGTACGTCGCTGCCGCCCTCGGGTTCGGAGATCGCCAGTGCGGCGAGCTTGAGGTCGCCCGGGGTTCCGAAGCATTCGGGCGCCCACTGCAGCATCTGCTCCGGCGAGGCGGCCTGACCGATCGCCGACAGCGCCAGCGCCGGCATGACGACGGCCAGGCCGATCCCGGCGCAGCCCCAGAACAGCTCTTCCATGAACATCGGGAGGGACAGCCCCGTGGGGTCACCTATGAGGTCGCGGTAGAACAGCGGACTGTAGAAGCCTTGGGCTGCGGCTTCTTCGAGCACCGGCCAGGGAAACTCCTGCCGCCGGTCGTATTCGGCGGCGACCGGCCGGACGATCTGTTCGGCGAACTCATGCGTACGTCGGGCCAGGTCATGCTGCGCCGCGGTGGGGGTGAGGTCGAATGCCACAGCGAGTGGAGTACCCACTGCGGGAGCTCCCGAACTTCGGGGTGTAC
Above is a window of Mycolicibacterium boenickei DNA encoding:
- the rnhA gene encoding ribonuclease HI — protein: MSTDVVVIHTDGGCRPNPGPGGWGAVLRHRERVREMYGGDPGTTSNNRMELTAPIMALEALTRPVVVHLHTDSTYVRNGITKWVLGWERNGWLTAAKQPVKNVDLWQRLQAACSRHQVEWFWVKGHSGIADNELADELATRGLLEAVECSRDLVP
- a CDS encoding VOC family protein; the encoded protein is MTVTVDEFEVADAPDAWERAGFTVDTGAVCRVGHVRIRLVGRDRGTGIVGWSLRGLPPQGPFDDLDGVPTVRSSAATAQPATHPNGATAIDHVVLLSPDLGRTVSSLTAIGVAPRRERDAELGGRRVRQVFFRLGEVILEVVGSPETTSAGPSTLWGITYVVDDVDASAAFFGDHTTGVKDAVQPGRRITTVRHKDFGMSVPTAVISATPGR
- a CDS encoding acyl-CoA dehydrogenase family protein, with protein sequence MAFDLTPTAAQHDLARRTHEFAEQIVRPVAAEYDRRQEFPWPVLEEAAAQGFYSPLFYRDLIGDPTGLSLPMFMEELFWGCAGIGLAVVMPALALSAIGQAASPEQMLQWAPECFGTPGDLKLAALAISEPEGGSDVRNLRTYATRSGPGRDADWIIDGHKMWIGNGGIAHVHVVNAVVDKDLGHKGQALFVVEGGTPGLEMVRKLDKLGCRASHTAELKFNGVRVPAGNLLGGHERLERKLARAREAVAGAAHSGSATLGTFEQTRPMVAAQALGIARAALEYATEYANRRIAFGSPIIDNQGVAFPLADLATQIDAARLLTWRASWMAATGVPFERGEGSMSKLAASEVAVRTTERAIQTMGGWGYVTDHPVEKWYRDAKLYTIFEGTSEIQRIVIANALGAADGKPPLHVDLEPSGGPLNRWFGRGTPLRTRAAGTALSAKDHVPEPVMRLAMKVLRPPRR